A single genomic interval of Tsukamurella paurometabola harbors:
- a CDS encoding non-ribosomal peptide synthetase, with protein sequence MANRFKGRRGARGARAGVRLTRAQEHVLSARTAEGAGPLWTISEYIVLDGGVDRDVLRRAATYVLRAAEPLLVRIEEKAHIQVAEAGTKVAVEEVDLRREADPEGAARRFAEGRLTTPPQGPRARIALVRTAERRVRLLLECDLAVADGYTAARVRGAIARTYTALVQGHPVPEDPIRPLRALLDAESGYLASRDRAEDAAYWRAAGLPSAAVLPGGAPSSAPDGQVRAPLLPVAADLARSLDAEARAVGVRNVAVAIVAAAIVTARRTGAERVRIDLPVSGRIDETGLDTDGAAGTTIAVRVELPRGGTVRTCLRAADTAFRQAFLHQRGRPLDGEHGSSGVVVNYLQPVPEDFAGVPGGTEVINAGPVRHLAFVALAHDDGLSLDVRGRAGVFDAPQVAALAAEWHGAIAALVADPDAPLGPLLDAVAAAPPVTPPAAPSAAPPGGADDVALVAELLGDVLGVPDVRPDDSLFDLGGTSLVAVRITDRLAELRGVQVPVVEVFDNPTPRGIAALLATAPPAAPPARPAAGEARGGEAGAPSDPGTARPAGPAIAPLGDVAEAPASYAQAGLFRDFQLGGPSPVYNMPLVLDFDEPIDADAMARAVRDLVDKHRALRTVLRLRGDDVVQDLTVPVDDARLLERRTVPAEDRDDAARECAAYAFDLAAEPPFRGWLLADPDPDEPQRLVLVLHHTAGDGASVGPLLRDLVAAYAARRSGVAPDLGAPAVQYADFAAWQVARLQDPDGPIAAQRDYWRRTLDGAPAETVLPVDRPYPAENGSAGGTVDFAWPAELTEPLRAVAREHGASLFMVHYAALAALLSKLGAGDDVVIGTAASGRPASCDDVVGMFVNLLALRTTVDWSAPFGDYLRRTRSTVLDAYAHQDVPFGEVVAMQPRGSADRHPVFQVILGWNEDPGWSGLRDVLGAEVVPTAAGTSRADLLFSVTETAGGLTGGVEYRTDVFDRATVETLVARWRRLLEQVAADPRTAVGALDVLLDPEPARLEAWGAPSGPERTATVPDLIDEWIRTTPDALALADDTESLTYAELDRAANRWARYLRAEGVRPGDIVAVTVPRSARLLVVELAVLRAGAAYLPIDPAYPDERRAFLLEDAAPRLVVAPDTDPDPRRFDGAPLTDLERGGPLRPGDAAYVIYTSGTTGTPKGVVVPHAGAVDLAAAIVAETGAGAGAQVLSNFSVGFDISFWDLLSALATGATLRISPETRVGDELADFVEEHGVTHALITPSVLAAVTPGRMACLTSLTVGAEAVTRPLVDTWAPGRRLVNAYGPTELTVAATLGRLVAGEDVVSIGRPIGGARAYVLDAGLRRVPPGVVGELYVGGPGVARGYAGRPGLTASRFVADPLGADGARVYRTGDLVRWLPDGSLEYVGRADDQVKLRGFRIEPGEVEAALAACPGVTAAAVTVQGDGAARRLVGYVTGTASEADVRADAARRLPAHMVPARVVALDALPLTANGKVDRAALPAPDVSDEARYRAPATSAEETLAAVFAEVLGVEKVGVDDSFFELGGDSITSIQLVGRARAAGLTLTAHDVFAHRTVAGLAAAAGTVDPADAAPDDGIGEITPTPVFAWFAAHGGTADGFHQSVLVRTPPAVDAGTLHALTQAILDRHDALRAELESRPGGAWTLTARPVGAVDAADVVERFDATGLSLDEAGAAIAAEHRRVTGLLRPGAPSLLRAVWFDLGPGREGALLVAAHHFVVDGVSWRILLTDLATGWHAASAGRPVVTAPVGSSYRRWSTVLADRAAQAGPDELEYWRSVLDGAPALLDGALDPARDTHGAAGHADLSLPADVAGPLLGAVPESFHAGVQDVLLAAFATAVTRWAGERGRADDSVLVEVETHGRDESLAPGLDLTRTVGWFTNVHPLRLRPGGGAPAAVVKRVKEQLRAVPDGGIGYGLARYGHGRRAAEFDALPQPEIGFNYLGRTTGSGDGPWAPDRRFPDLSPAPDALALLHPIEVNAAARDGADGPELVASWTWAPALIDEDAVRRLGALWFEALREVVSAAGSGDGGHTPSDFPLVALTAEQVERLDDRYPGLQDVLPLTVLQQGFRYHAEFGEGDADADPYVVQTVIDFEGAVDEDRFAAAVRALMDRREALRARFVADGLEAPVQVIAAPGPVPFRREDVRGARDPEARFGELAAAERRRGFRLDREPGVRFLLARLGEREFRLVVTNHHILWDGWSAPVIFRDLLAGYAAGDLLAGADPVALAAGRPRASLRDYFTWLQARDREAARAAWAEELAGLDEPTLVARDLPRAHPSRDGGPSGQGRDEVRLTIPATVGAAVTRLAGKLGTTTGAVLQATWAIALGGATGRDDVVFGAVQSGRPDQLDGVEDLVGLFITTSPVRVALDPRATVREVALGVQAQYVRLLDHQHLGLTEITRVAGGDELFDSLFVVENYPSTAGAAIPGTDIEVVDVRGDDATHYPLHVAVVPGTTMHVRAGYRTDVLGRAAVEDLVDRWRRVLTAAVIRPDARLAEVDGTGEADRLLVRRWGGAIGGVPARTLPDLVERRAAARPKSRAVAGDGDPLTYAELDALSNRWARRFIAEGVGPGDVVAVTAPRSAGFVAAVLGVAKAGAAFLPIDASTPRERVDAMFADAHPALEVDGALLDAGPGDDATDEPVTDADRRSPLTAQDAAYVIFTSGSTGVPKGVAVTHAGLADLVRSFADELELGPGTRTLHNASVGFDAAVWEILCALATGGTLVVSATVRAGAELAAFVEKQRVTHALLTPSVLASVPAGRMRGLTSLVVGAEAVPRPLVDQWGPGRRLLNAYGPTEATVVVSTARIRPGESGPVPIGRPVRGMAVRVLDGALRRVGPGVVGELYVTGAAVARGYVGRPGLTASRFVADPYGTAGARMYRTGDLVRWLPDGSLEYVGRADDQVKIRGVRIELGEVEAALAACPGVSAAVAAVRDAAAGARLVGYVVAPGRSPEEITATVTRRLPAAMVPFVVVLDALPVTPSGKLDRAALPEPVFAAAAGYRAPETAEERAMVAVFEAVLGADRVGLDDSFFDLGGDSLSLMRLVDRVDVDFGVRVPIAALFESATPASVLASLSAAGRARSVEVPVDDVRFAPSTPGVVPSGHGVLVTGATGLLGGHLVRAVLEADPEARVVALVRARDEASGLDRIRASMRRYGSWAEGYEGRITALPGDLAAPALGVDAADWDRVIAQVDAIIHCGARVNHVEPYARLRAANVDSTRFLLELASRRPGTVFQFVSTISAAGSFEEIPDAGYPQSKWVAERIVELAAASGVRSTILRPGLLTGALDSGATNTDDAFWNLVRSIATVGAAPSEMLDQTLEMTPVDRAAEAMVEILRTGAEPLRTLEVGSGSQVSWREIVEALRRGGFAIEPVPGAEFLDRQTAAFRSRPEVAEALARSILLIRAGLERDTSGTGGAFVPTAVADGRIGLDGDRDPVGDAGLDVYVDYLVRIGFLPGAGDRAEV encoded by the coding sequence ATGGCGAACCGGTTCAAGGGAAGGCGGGGCGCCCGCGGCGCACGCGCCGGCGTCAGGCTGACCCGGGCGCAGGAGCACGTCCTCTCCGCGCGCACCGCCGAGGGAGCGGGCCCGCTGTGGACGATCAGCGAGTACATCGTTCTCGACGGGGGCGTCGACCGCGACGTCCTCCGCCGCGCCGCCACGTACGTGCTCCGCGCCGCCGAACCCCTCCTCGTGCGGATCGAGGAGAAGGCGCACATCCAGGTCGCCGAGGCCGGAACGAAGGTCGCGGTGGAGGAGGTGGACCTCCGGCGCGAGGCCGACCCGGAGGGCGCCGCCCGCAGGTTCGCCGAGGGCCGCCTGACCACGCCGCCGCAGGGACCGCGCGCCCGCATCGCGCTGGTCCGCACGGCGGAGCGCCGGGTCCGGCTCCTGCTCGAGTGCGACCTGGCCGTCGCCGACGGGTACACCGCCGCCCGCGTCCGCGGGGCGATCGCGCGCACCTACACCGCGCTCGTGCAGGGCCACCCGGTGCCGGAGGACCCGATCCGCCCGCTCCGGGCGCTGCTCGACGCCGAGTCCGGCTACCTCGCCTCCCGCGACCGCGCGGAGGACGCCGCCTACTGGCGCGCCGCCGGGCTCCCGAGCGCGGCCGTGCTGCCGGGTGGCGCCCCGTCGAGCGCGCCGGACGGCCAGGTCCGGGCGCCCCTGCTGCCCGTCGCCGCGGACCTGGCGCGGAGCCTCGACGCCGAGGCGCGCGCCGTGGGAGTGCGGAACGTGGCCGTCGCGATCGTGGCCGCGGCGATCGTGACCGCGCGCCGCACCGGCGCCGAGCGGGTGCGCATCGATCTGCCCGTGTCCGGGCGCATCGACGAGACCGGACTGGACACCGACGGCGCCGCCGGCACCACCATCGCCGTGCGCGTCGAGCTCCCCCGCGGCGGCACGGTCCGCACGTGCCTGCGGGCGGCCGACACCGCGTTCCGGCAGGCCTTCCTGCACCAGCGCGGTCGCCCGCTCGACGGCGAGCACGGGTCGAGCGGCGTCGTCGTGAACTACCTGCAGCCGGTCCCCGAGGACTTCGCCGGCGTGCCCGGCGGCACCGAGGTGATCAACGCGGGCCCCGTCCGGCACCTCGCGTTCGTCGCGCTCGCCCACGACGACGGGCTGAGCCTCGACGTCCGCGGCCGCGCGGGCGTGTTCGACGCGCCGCAGGTCGCGGCGCTCGCCGCCGAGTGGCACGGCGCGATCGCCGCCCTCGTCGCCGATCCCGACGCGCCCCTCGGCCCCCTCCTCGACGCCGTCGCGGCGGCGCCGCCGGTCACGCCGCCCGCCGCGCCGTCCGCCGCGCCGCCCGGCGGAGCCGACGACGTCGCCCTCGTCGCCGAACTCCTCGGCGACGTCCTCGGGGTGCCCGACGTGCGGCCCGACGACTCGCTGTTCGACCTGGGCGGCACCTCGCTGGTCGCGGTCCGGATCACCGACCGGCTCGCCGAGCTGCGCGGCGTGCAGGTCCCCGTCGTCGAGGTCTTCGACAACCCCACACCCCGTGGCATCGCCGCACTGCTCGCCACGGCGCCGCCCGCCGCCCCGCCGGCGCGGCCCGCGGCCGGGGAGGCGCGGGGCGGGGAGGCGGGCGCACCGTCGGACCCCGGCACCGCGCGCCCCGCCGGCCCGGCGATCGCGCCGCTCGGCGATGTGGCGGAGGCCCCGGCCTCGTACGCGCAGGCCGGCCTGTTCCGCGACTTCCAGCTGGGCGGCCCCTCGCCCGTCTACAACATGCCGCTCGTGCTCGACTTCGACGAACCGATCGACGCCGACGCCATGGCCCGCGCCGTCCGCGACCTCGTGGACAAGCACCGGGCGCTGCGCACCGTGCTGCGGCTGCGCGGCGACGACGTGGTGCAGGACCTCACCGTTCCGGTCGACGACGCCCGGCTGCTCGAACGGCGCACCGTGCCGGCCGAGGACCGCGACGACGCCGCCCGCGAGTGCGCCGCGTACGCCTTCGACCTCGCCGCGGAGCCGCCGTTCCGCGGCTGGCTGCTCGCGGATCCCGATCCCGACGAGCCGCAGCGGCTGGTCCTCGTGCTGCACCACACCGCCGGCGACGGGGCGTCGGTCGGGCCGCTGCTGCGCGACCTCGTGGCCGCGTACGCCGCCCGCCGCTCCGGCGTCGCACCGGACCTCGGCGCGCCCGCGGTGCAGTACGCCGACTTCGCGGCCTGGCAGGTCGCGCGGCTGCAGGACCCCGACGGGCCGATCGCCGCCCAGCGCGACTACTGGCGCCGCACGCTCGACGGGGCGCCCGCCGAGACGGTGCTGCCCGTCGACCGCCCGTACCCCGCCGAGAACGGTTCCGCCGGCGGGACCGTCGATTTCGCGTGGCCCGCCGAGCTCACCGAGCCGCTGCGCGCCGTGGCGCGCGAGCACGGCGCGAGCCTGTTCATGGTCCACTACGCCGCCCTCGCGGCGCTGCTGTCCAAGCTCGGCGCCGGCGACGACGTGGTGATCGGTACCGCCGCGTCGGGCCGGCCCGCGTCGTGCGACGACGTGGTCGGCATGTTCGTCAACCTGCTGGCGCTGCGCACCACCGTCGACTGGTCCGCCCCGTTCGGCGACTACCTGCGGCGCACCCGGTCGACGGTCCTCGACGCCTACGCCCACCAGGACGTGCCCTTCGGCGAGGTCGTCGCGATGCAGCCGCGCGGCTCCGCCGACCGGCACCCGGTCTTCCAGGTGATCCTCGGCTGGAACGAGGACCCGGGCTGGAGCGGCCTGCGCGACGTGCTCGGCGCCGAGGTGGTGCCGACCGCCGCCGGGACCTCCCGCGCCGACCTGCTGTTCAGCGTCACCGAGACGGCCGGCGGGCTCACCGGCGGCGTCGAGTACCGCACCGACGTCTTCGACCGCGCGACCGTCGAGACCCTGGTCGCGCGGTGGCGCCGGCTGCTGGAACAGGTCGCGGCCGATCCGCGCACCGCGGTCGGCGCCCTCGACGTCCTGCTCGACCCCGAGCCCGCGCGCTTGGAGGCGTGGGGCGCACCGTCGGGCCCGGAGCGCACCGCGACCGTGCCCGACCTCATCGACGAGTGGATCCGCACCACCCCGGACGCGCTCGCCCTCGCGGACGACACCGAGTCCCTGACGTACGCCGAGCTCGACCGGGCCGCCAACCGCTGGGCCCGCTACCTGCGCGCGGAGGGCGTGCGCCCCGGCGACATCGTGGCCGTCACGGTGCCGCGCTCGGCCCGGCTCCTCGTCGTGGAGCTGGCCGTCCTGCGCGCCGGCGCCGCCTACCTGCCCATCGACCCCGCCTACCCCGACGAGCGCAGGGCCTTCCTCCTCGAGGACGCGGCACCCCGCCTCGTGGTCGCGCCCGACACCGACCCCGACCCGCGCCGGTTCGACGGTGCCCCGCTCACCGACCTCGAGCGCGGCGGGCCGCTGCGGCCCGGCGACGCCGCCTACGTCATCTACACCTCCGGCACCACCGGGACGCCGAAGGGCGTCGTCGTGCCGCACGCCGGCGCCGTCGACCTGGCCGCGGCGATCGTCGCGGAGACGGGGGCGGGCGCCGGCGCGCAGGTCCTGTCGAATTTCTCCGTCGGCTTCGATATCTCCTTCTGGGACCTGCTCAGCGCCCTCGCCACCGGCGCGACGCTGCGCATCTCACCCGAGACCCGCGTGGGCGACGAGCTCGCCGACTTCGTCGAGGAGCACGGCGTCACGCACGCGCTCATCACCCCGTCCGTGCTGGCCGCGGTCACGCCCGGCCGGATGGCGTGCCTGACGTCGCTCACCGTCGGCGCCGAGGCCGTCACCCGGCCGCTGGTCGACACGTGGGCGCCGGGCCGCCGGCTCGTCAACGCCTACGGCCCCACCGAGCTGACCGTCGCCGCGACCCTGGGGCGGCTGGTGGCGGGGGAGGACGTGGTCTCCATCGGCCGCCCCATCGGCGGTGCCCGCGCCTACGTCCTCGACGCCGGGCTGCGGCGCGTGCCGCCGGGCGTCGTGGGCGAGCTGTACGTCGGCGGGCCGGGCGTCGCGCGCGGCTACGCCGGCCGCCCCGGACTCACGGCGTCGCGGTTCGTCGCCGACCCGCTCGGCGCCGACGGCGCGCGCGTCTACCGCACGGGCGACCTGGTGCGCTGGCTACCGGACGGATCGCTGGAGTACGTGGGCCGCGCCGACGACCAGGTGAAACTGCGCGGCTTCCGGATCGAGCCGGGCGAGGTCGAGGCCGCGCTCGCCGCGTGCCCCGGCGTCACCGCCGCGGCGGTCACGGTGCAGGGCGACGGCGCCGCCCGGCGCCTCGTCGGCTACGTCACCGGCACGGCGTCCGAGGCCGACGTCCGGGCGGACGCCGCCCGGCGGCTGCCCGCGCACATGGTGCCCGCCCGGGTGGTCGCGCTCGACGCGCTGCCGCTCACCGCGAACGGCAAGGTCGACCGCGCGGCGCTGCCCGCGCCCGACGTGAGCGACGAGGCCCGGTACCGGGCGCCCGCCACCTCCGCCGAGGAGACCCTCGCGGCGGTGTTCGCCGAGGTGCTCGGCGTCGAGAAGGTCGGGGTCGACGACTCCTTCTTCGAGCTGGGCGGCGACTCCATCACGTCGATCCAGCTCGTGGGCCGTGCCCGCGCCGCGGGCCTGACCCTGACCGCGCACGACGTCTTCGCGCACCGCACCGTCGCGGGCCTCGCCGCCGCGGCGGGCACCGTCGATCCCGCGGACGCCGCCCCCGACGACGGCATCGGCGAGATCACGCCCACCCCGGTGTTCGCCTGGTTCGCCGCGCACGGCGGCACGGCCGACGGCTTCCACCAGTCGGTGCTGGTCCGCACCCCGCCGGCCGTCGACGCCGGGACGCTGCACGCGCTCACCCAGGCGATCCTCGACCGGCACGACGCCCTGCGCGCGGAACTCGAGTCGCGCCCGGGGGGCGCCTGGACACTCACCGCGCGGCCCGTCGGCGCGGTCGACGCCGCCGACGTCGTGGAGCGGTTCGACGCCACCGGCCTGTCGCTCGACGAGGCGGGCGCGGCGATCGCCGCCGAGCACCGCCGGGTGACGGGCCTGCTGCGGCCCGGCGCACCGTCGCTGCTGCGGGCCGTGTGGTTCGACCTGGGCCCCGGGCGGGAGGGGGCGCTGCTCGTCGCGGCGCACCACTTCGTGGTCGACGGCGTGTCCTGGCGGATCCTGCTCACCGACCTCGCGACCGGCTGGCACGCCGCGTCCGCCGGCCGGCCCGTGGTCACGGCCCCGGTGGGCAGCTCGTACCGCCGCTGGTCCACGGTGCTCGCCGACCGCGCCGCGCAGGCCGGCCCCGACGAGCTCGAGTACTGGCGGTCCGTGCTCGACGGTGCGCCCGCCCTGCTCGACGGCGCGCTCGACCCCGCCCGCGACACCCACGGCGCCGCCGGCCACGCCGACCTGAGCCTGCCCGCCGACGTCGCCGGGCCGCTGCTCGGCGCGGTGCCGGAGTCCTTCCACGCCGGCGTGCAGGACGTGCTGCTCGCGGCCTTCGCGACGGCCGTCACCCGGTGGGCGGGCGAGCGGGGCCGCGCCGACGACTCCGTCCTCGTCGAGGTCGAGACGCACGGCCGGGACGAGTCCCTGGCCCCCGGGCTGGACCTGACGCGCACCGTCGGCTGGTTCACGAACGTCCACCCGCTGCGGCTGCGGCCGGGCGGGGGCGCGCCCGCCGCCGTGGTCAAGCGGGTCAAGGAGCAGCTGCGGGCCGTGCCCGACGGCGGTATCGGCTACGGCCTCGCCCGGTACGGCCACGGCCGCCGGGCGGCGGAGTTCGACGCGTTGCCGCAGCCCGAGATCGGCTTCAACTACCTGGGCCGCACCACCGGCTCGGGCGACGGGCCCTGGGCGCCCGACCGCCGGTTCCCCGACCTCTCCCCGGCGCCGGACGCACTCGCGCTGCTGCATCCGATCGAGGTGAACGCCGCCGCCCGGGACGGCGCGGACGGCCCGGAGCTGGTGGCGTCGTGGACGTGGGCGCCGGCGCTGATCGACGAGGACGCGGTGCGCCGGCTCGGCGCGCTGTGGTTCGAGGCCCTGCGCGAGGTGGTCAGCGCCGCCGGCAGCGGCGACGGGGGCCACACCCCGTCGGACTTCCCGCTCGTCGCGCTCACCGCGGAGCAGGTGGAGCGGCTCGACGACCGCTACCCGGGCCTGCAGGACGTGCTGCCGCTGACCGTGCTGCAGCAGGGCTTCCGGTACCACGCGGAGTTCGGCGAGGGCGACGCCGACGCCGACCCGTACGTGGTGCAGACGGTGATCGATTTCGAGGGCGCCGTCGACGAGGACCGGTTCGCGGCCGCGGTGCGCGCGCTCATGGACCGCCGCGAGGCGCTGCGCGCCCGGTTCGTCGCCGACGGGCTGGAGGCCCCGGTCCAGGTGATCGCCGCGCCGGGCCCGGTGCCGTTCCGCCGCGAGGACGTGCGCGGGGCGCGCGATCCAGAGGCCCGTTTCGGCGAGCTCGCCGCCGCCGAGCGGCGGCGCGGCTTCCGGCTCGACCGGGAGCCGGGCGTGCGGTTCCTGCTGGCCCGGCTGGGGGAGCGGGAGTTCCGGTTGGTGGTGACCAACCACCACATCCTGTGGGACGGCTGGTCGGCGCCGGTGATCTTCCGCGATCTGCTGGCCGGCTACGCCGCCGGCGACCTGCTCGCGGGCGCCGATCCCGTGGCCCTCGCGGCCGGCCGGCCGCGGGCGAGTCTGCGCGACTACTTCACCTGGCTGCAGGCGCGCGACCGGGAGGCGGCGCGCGCCGCGTGGGCGGAGGAGCTCGCCGGCCTGGACGAGCCGACGCTGGTCGCCCGGGACCTCCCGCGGGCGCACCCGAGCCGGGACGGCGGACCGTCGGGGCAGGGGCGCGACGAGGTGCGGCTGACGATCCCCGCGACCGTGGGCGCGGCCGTCACCCGCCTGGCGGGGAAGCTGGGCACCACGACCGGCGCGGTCCTGCAGGCCACGTGGGCGATCGCCCTGGGCGGCGCGACGGGCCGCGACGACGTGGTCTTCGGCGCGGTGCAGTCGGGCCGGCCCGACCAGCTCGACGGCGTGGAGGACCTGGTGGGCCTGTTCATCACCACGTCGCCGGTGCGGGTCGCCCTCGACCCGCGCGCGACGGTCCGCGAGGTCGCCCTCGGCGTCCAGGCGCAGTACGTGCGGCTGCTCGACCACCAGCATCTGGGCCTGACCGAGATCACCCGCGTGGCCGGCGGGGACGAGCTCTTCGACTCGCTGTTCGTGGTGGAGAACTATCCGTCGACGGCCGGCGCCGCGATCCCCGGCACGGACATCGAGGTGGTGGACGTGCGCGGCGACGACGCCACCCACTACCCGCTGCACGTCGCGGTGGTCCCGGGGACGACGATGCACGTCCGCGCCGGGTATCGCACCGACGTCCTGGGCCGGGCCGCGGTGGAGGACCTCGTCGACCGGTGGCGGCGCGTGCTGACCGCGGCGGTGATCCGGCCCGACGCCCGCCTGGCCGAGGTCGACGGCACGGGCGAGGCCGACCGTCTGCTGGTGCGCCGCTGGGGCGGCGCGATCGGCGGCGTGCCCGCGCGGACCCTCCCGGACCTCGTCGAGCGCCGCGCCGCGGCCCGCCCGAAGTCCCGGGCCGTCGCGGGCGACGGGGACCCGCTCACCTACGCCGAGCTGGATGCGCTGTCGAACCGCTGGGCGCGGCGGTTCATCGCCGAGGGCGTGGGCCCGGGCGACGTGGTGGCCGTGACCGCGCCGCGGTCGGCCGGTTTCGTCGCCGCGGTGCTGGGCGTCGCCAAGGCCGGTGCCGCGTTCCTGCCGATCGACGCGTCGACGCCGCGCGAGCGCGTCGACGCCATGTTCGCGGACGCGCACCCGGCCCTCGAGGTCGACGGTGCGCTGCTCGACGCCGGCCCCGGCGACGACGCGACCGACGAGCCCGTCACCGACGCCGACCGGCGGTCGCCGCTCACGGCGCAGGACGCGGCGTACGTCATCTTCACCTCCGGGTCGACGGGCGTGCCGAAGGGTGTCGCGGTCACCCACGCGGGCCTCGCCGACCTGGTGCGCTCCTTCGCCGACGAGCTGGAGCTGGGGCCGGGGACCCGGACGCTGCACAACGCGTCCGTCGGCTTCGACGCCGCGGTGTGGGAGATCCTGTGCGCCCTCGCCACGGGCGGCACGCTCGTCGTCTCGGCGACGGTGCGCGCGGGCGCCGAGCTCGCGGCCTTCGTGGAGAAGCAGCGCGTCACCCATGCGCTGCTCACCCCGTCGGTGCTGGCCTCCGTGCCCGCCGGGCGGATGAGGGGCCTGACCTCGCTGGTCGTCGGCGCGGAGGCGGTGCCCCGCCCGCTGGTCGACCAGTGGGGGCCCGGCCGCAGGCTGCTCAACGCCTACGGGCCCACCGAGGCGACCGTCGTGGTCTCGACGGCGCGGATCCGGCCCGGCGAGAGCGGGCCGGTGCCCATCGGCCGGCCCGTCCGCGGAATGGCGGTCCGCGTGCTCGACGGTGCCCTCCGCCGCGTGGGCCCCGGTGTGGTCGGCGAGCTGTACGTGACGGGCGCGGCGGTGGCCCGCGGCTACGTGGGGCGGCCGGGCCTGACGGCGTCGCGGTTCGTCGCCGATCCGTACGGGACGGCGGGCGCGCGCATGTACCGCACCGGCGACCTGGTGCGCTGGCTGCCGGACGGGTCGCTGGAGTACGTGGGCCGCGCGGACGACCAGGTGAAGATCCGCGGCGTGCGGATCGAACTCGGGGAGGTCGAGGCGGCGCTCGCCGCGTGCCCCGGTGTGAGCGCGGCGGTCGCGGCGGTGCGCGACGCTGCGGCCGGCGCGCGGCTCGTCGGCTACGTGGTGGCCCCCGGCCGGTCGCCGGAGGAGATCACCGCGACCGTCACGCGACGCCTGCCCGCGGCGATGGTCCCGTTCGTGGTGGTCCTCGACGCGCTGCCCGTCACGCCGAGCGGCAAGCTCGACCGGGCGGCGTTGCCGGAGCCCGTGTTCGCGGCGGCGGCCGGCTACCGCGCGCCGGAGACCGCCGAGGAGCGCGCCATGGTGGCCGTCTTCGAGGCGGTCCTCGGCGCCGACCGGGTCGGCCTCGACGACTCCTTCTTCGACCTGGGCGGCGACTCCCTGTCGCTGATGCGGCTGGTGGACCGGGTCGACGTGGACTTCGGGGTGCGCGTGCCGATCGCGGCGCTGTTCGAGAGCGCCACGCCGGCGTCCGTCCTCGCCTCGCTGTCCGCCGCGGGCCGCGCCCGGTCGGTGGAGGTGCCCGTCGACGACGTGCGGTTCGCACCGTCGACCCCCGGCGTGGTGCCGTCCGGGCACGGGGTGCTCGTCACCGGTGCCACCGGCCTGCTCGGCGGACACCTGGTGCGCGCGGTGCTGGAGGCCGACCCGGAGGCCCGGGTGGTCGCGCTGGTCCGGGCCCGCGACGAGGCCTCCGGGCTCGACCGGATCCGCGCGTCCATGCGGCGTTACGGCTCGTGGGCGGAGGGGTACGAGGGCCGGATCACGGCGCTGCCGGGCGATCTCGCGGCCCCCGCCCTCGGCGTCGACGCCGCCGACTGGGACCGCGTGATCGCGCAGGTCGATGCGATCATCCACTGCGGGGCGCGGGTCAACCACGTCGAGCCCTATGCGCGGCTGCGCGCGGCGAACGTCGACTCCACGCGGTTCCTCCTGGAACTGGCGTCGCGGCGGCCCGGCACCGTCTTCCAGTTCGTGTCGACGATCTCGGCGGCCGGCTCGTTCGAGGAGATCCCGGACGCGGGGTACCCGCAGTCGAAGTGGGTGGCGGAGCGGATCGTGGAGCTCGCGGCGGCGAGCGGCGTGCGGTCGACGATCCTGCGTCCCGGCCTGCTGACCGGCGCGCTCGATTCGGGGGCGACGAACACCGACGACGCCTTCTGGAACCTCGTCCGGTCCATCGCGACGGTGGGGGCGGCCCCGTCGGAGATGCTGGACCAGACCCTGGAGATGACGCCGGTCGACCGCGCCGCGGAGGCGATGGTGGAGATCCTGCGCACGGGCGCCGAGCCGCTGCGCACCCTCGAGGTGGGCAGCGGCTCGCAGGTGAGCTGGCGGGAGATCGTCGAGGCCCTGCGCCGCGGCGGTTTCGCGATCGAGCCGGTGCCGGGCGCCGAGTTCCTGGACCGCCAGACGGCGGCGTTCCGCAGCCGCCCCGAGGTCGCCGAGGCGCTGGCCCGGTCGATCCTGCTCATCCGGGCCGGCCTGGAGCGCGACACCTCCGGCACGGGCGGGGCGTTCGTCCCGACCGCGGTCGCCGACGGGCGCATCGGGCTCGACGGTGACCGCGACCCCGTCGGGGACGCCGGACTGGACGTCTACGTCGACTACTTGGTGCGCATCGGCTTCCTCCCGGGTGCGGGGGACAGGGCCGAGGTGTGA
- a CDS encoding DUF6802 family protein — translation MDPDFGLFGAPDSDAFGPGLFDGAVPAAAPSPGGLWVQADGGWFDVHALDTDGDGLVDTGTLTDADGTAVFTDLDADGVADVYHRVRPNGTFETWRFVEGRWRLLDRGDVG, via the coding sequence ATGGACCCTGATTTCGGGCTGTTCGGTGCGCCGGACTCCGACGCGTTCGGCCCCGGCCTGTTCGACGGTGCCGTCCCGGCCGCCGCGCCGTCGCCCGGCGGGCTGTGGGTGCAGGCCGACGGCGGCTGGTTCGACGTGCACGCCCTCGATACGGACGGGGACGGACTGGTGGACACCGGCACCCTCACCGACGCCGACGGCACCGCGGTGTTCACCGATCTGGACGCCGACGGGGTGGCCGACGTCTACCACCGGGTGCGGCCGAACGGAACCTTCGAAACCTGGCGATTCGTCGAGGGGCGGTGGCGGTTGCTGGATAGGGGCGATGTTGGTTGA